In Hippoglossus stenolepis isolate QCI-W04-F060 chromosome 20, HSTE1.2, whole genome shotgun sequence, the following are encoded in one genomic region:
- the nsl1 gene encoding kinetochore-associated protein NSL1 homolog, protein MEAVAAEEFRVPVAAKKQVTELVDKYKDILKTALDGQTDVPEATRQVLLQELLMNFEAAVQDNVLVNGKPWEEAPDAEEDESADLESLLDDTIVETTRRRRTYPRQILPHVVHSLKAERKLMGLYEHAVKPQEVARDPDQENIMTDLSAAAPEMVKQAIQVIKSISTLQKQAEGLCEILNMKPSHTTLEIHREVFSCNGQSDSPMLATRTAAKNRQPIERAVEEAAASECYVPLAKRPGHPVGGVNQSLTLSDQNI, encoded by the exons ATGGAGGCGGTGGCGGCGGAGGAGTTCCGAGTCCCGGTGGCGGCGAAGAAACAAGTGACGGAGCTGGTGGACaaatacaaagacattttaaaaaccgcgctggacggacagacggacgtcCCCGAGGCCACGAGACAGGTTCtactgcaggagctgctgatg AACTTTGAAGCTGCTGTTCAGGACAACGTGTTGGTGAATGGAAAACCGTGGGAGGAGGCACCTGACGCTGAGG AGGACGAATCGGCTGATCTGGAAAGCCTCCTGGATGACACCATCGTTGAGACCACCAGGAGGCGCCGTACTTACCCCAGACAGATCCTGCCTCACGTGGTCCACTCCCTCAAGGCCGAGCGTAAACTCATG GGGCTTTATGAACATGCAGTCAAACCCCAGGAGGTGGCCCGAGACCCTGATCAAG AGAACATCATGACTGatttgtctgctgcagctcctgagaTGGTGAAACAGGCCATCCAGGTTATAAAG TCGATCAGCACTCTGCAGAAACAAGCCGAGGGCCTCTGTGAGATCCTCAACATGAAGCCCAGCCACACCACCCTGGAGATCCACAGAGAAGTGTTCAGCTGCAACGGCCAATCAGACTCTCCGATGCTGGCCACGCGCACGGCGGCAAAGAACAGGCAGCCAATCGAGCGAGCCGTAGAAGAAGCGGCGGCCTCAGAATGCTACGTGCCTCTCGCCAAGAGACCCGGTCACCCTGTGGGGGGGGTGAACCAGAGCCTGACACTCTCTGATCAGAACATTTAA
- the batf3 gene encoding basic leucine zipper transcriptional factor ATF-like 3 isoform X1: MSESKDDHLWDTCVVRSRFFSWCELRHKGSEDEGRRMKRREKNRVAAQKSRKRQTQRADLLHEACELLEQRNQKLKTEVDSLSEEQRLLTEALSAHESQCPMMHCFFSSSGLQPDNMAACSV; encoded by the exons ATGTCAGAGAGCAAGGACGACCACCTGTGGGACACGTGTGTGGTAAGATCACGCTTCTTTTCCTGGTGTGAACTACGacacaag ggttcAGAGGACGAAggcaggaggatgaagaggagagagaaaaacagagttgCAGCTCAGAAGAGTCgcaagagacaaacacagagagccGACCTGCtgcatgag gCCTGTGAGCTCCTGGAGCAGAGGAACCAGAAGCTGAAGACCGAGGTGGATTCTCTGTCCGAGGAGCAGCGACTCCTGACTGAAGCTCTCTCAGCCCACGAGTCTCAGTGTCCCATGATGCACTGCTTCTTCTCCTCGTCCGGCCTGCAGCCTGACAACATGGCCGCCTGTTCGGTCTGA
- the batf3 gene encoding basic leucine zipper transcriptional factor ATF-like 3 isoform X2, producing MSESKDDHLWDTCVGSEDEGRRMKRREKNRVAAQKSRKRQTQRADLLHEACELLEQRNQKLKTEVDSLSEEQRLLTEALSAHESQCPMMHCFFSSSGLQPDNMAACSV from the exons ATGTCAGAGAGCAAGGACGACCACCTGTGGGACACGTGTGTG ggttcAGAGGACGAAggcaggaggatgaagaggagagagaaaaacagagttgCAGCTCAGAAGAGTCgcaagagacaaacacagagagccGACCTGCtgcatgag gCCTGTGAGCTCCTGGAGCAGAGGAACCAGAAGCTGAAGACCGAGGTGGATTCTCTGTCCGAGGAGCAGCGACTCCTGACTGAAGCTCTCTCAGCCCACGAGTCTCAGTGTCCCATGATGCACTGCTTCTTCTCCTCGTCCGGCCTGCAGCCTGACAACATGGCCGCCTGTTCGGTCTGA